GTCCGGCGAGCTGCGCCTGGCCAACCGCGCCGACCTGGATACCGCGGTCGCCGCCGCCCGCAAGGCCGCCGACACCTGGGGCGACATTTCCCTGGCCAAGCGCACCGCGGTGCTGTTCAAGTTCCGTGAACTGGTCGCCGCGCACGTGGACGAGCTCGCGCAGCTGGTCACCGCCGAGCATGGCAAGGTCCTCTCGGACGCCAAGGGTGAGATCGGCCGCGGCCTGGAGGTGGTGGAGTACGCCTGCGGCATCCCCACGCTGCTCAAGGGCGATTACTCGGACCAGGTCTCCACCGGCATCGACGTCTTCTCCTTCCGCGAGCCCCTCGGCGTGGTCGCGGGCATCACCCCGTTCAACTTCCCCGTCATGGTGCCGCTGTGGATGGCCCCGATGGCGATCGCCACCGGCAACGCGTTCATCCTCAAGCCCTCCGAACGCGACCCCTCCGCCTCGCTGCTGCTGGCCAAGCTGTGGAAGGAAGCCGGGCTGCCGGACGGCGTATTCCAGGTCCTGCACGGCGACAAGGAAACCGTCGACGGGCTGCTGACCCACCCGGACGTGGACGGCATTAGTTTTGTTGGTTCCACCCCGATCGCACAGTACGTCCATGAGACCGCCACCAAGCACGGCAAGCGCGTCCAGGCCCTGGGCGGGGCGAAAAACCACGCCATCATCCTGCCCGACGCCGACCTGGACAACGCCGCTGACCACCTCGCCGCCGCCGCGTTCGGCTCCGCCGGCGAACGCTGCATGGCCATCTCCGTCGCCGTCGCCGTCGGAGAAGCCGCCGACGCCCTGGTCGGAAAGGTCCAGGAACGCGCCGAAGCGGTCAAGGTCAACAACGGCACCGAACCCGACGCCGAAATGGGCCCGGTCATCACCCCGGCCTCCAAGGAACGAATCGTCAAGATCGTCACCGAGGCCGAAACCGCTGGCGCCGCCATGGTGGTGGACGGCCGCGACCTGGTGGTCCCCGGCCACGAAAACGGCTTCTGGGTAGGTCCTACCGTCCTGGACCACGTCAAGACCGAAATGACCGCCTACAAAGAGGAAATCTTCGGACCCGTCCTGGTGGTGGTGCGCGTCGACACCCTCGAAGAGGGCATCAAGCTCATCAACGCCAACCCCTACGGCAACGGCACCGCGATCTTCACTTCCTCCGGCGCCGCCGCCCGCAAGTTCCAGCGCAGCGTCACCGTGGGCATGATCGGCATCAACGTTCCCCTCCCGGTGCCGGTGGCCTACCACTCC
This window of the Pseudarthrobacter defluvii genome carries:
- a CDS encoding CoA-acylating methylmalonate-semialdehyde dehydrogenase translates to MTATTTEATVINHFIRGTETAGEGDRTTPVYNPATGAVSGELRLANRADLDTAVAAARKAADTWGDISLAKRTAVLFKFRELVAAHVDELAQLVTAEHGKVLSDAKGEIGRGLEVVEYACGIPTLLKGDYSDQVSTGIDVFSFREPLGVVAGITPFNFPVMVPLWMAPMAIATGNAFILKPSERDPSASLLLAKLWKEAGLPDGVFQVLHGDKETVDGLLTHPDVDGISFVGSTPIAQYVHETATKHGKRVQALGGAKNHAIILPDADLDNAADHLAAAAFGSAGERCMAISVAVAVGEAADALVGKVQERAEAVKVNNGTEPDAEMGPVITPASKERIVKIVTEAETAGAAMVVDGRDLVVPGHENGFWVGPTVLDHVKTEMTAYKEEIFGPVLVVVRVDTLEEGIKLINANPYGNGTAIFTSSGAAARKFQRSVTVGMIGINVPLPVPVAYHSFGGWKASLFGDKHIYGPEGVSFYTRGKVVTSRWPETHHASGASYNFPSN